In the Victivallis sp. Marseille-Q1083 genome, one interval contains:
- a CDS encoding helix-turn-helix domain-containing protein yields the protein MLAFFARTNHKKVAGFSEAAREALLNYAWPGNLRELRNAVERAVILSNGPEILPGALPDTLRTAGNPPKNCGACTLEELEKQHIGRMIEATASLQEAAEKLGIDQTTLWRKRKQYGL from the coding sequence ATGCTGGCATTTTTCGCCCGGACCAATCACAAGAAAGTCGCCGGGTTTTCCGAAGCGGCGCGGGAGGCGCTGCTGAATTATGCGTGGCCGGGAAACCTGCGTGAACTGCGCAATGCGGTGGAACGCGCCGTGATTCTTTCCAACGGCCCGGAAATTCTTCCCGGCGCGTTGCCGGATACGCTCCGGACCGCCGGGAATCCGCCGAAAAATTGCGGAGCCTGCACCCTCGAAGAGCTGGAAAAGCAACATATCGGCCGTATGATCGAAGCGACCGCTTCGCTTCAGGAAGCGGCGGAAAAGCTCGGCATCGACCAAACGACCCTGTGGCGCAAACGCAAACAATACGGGTTGTGA
- a CDS encoding IS1380 family transposase codes for MTKCNVSIPVFQGPKSRKIEFNFAGGDISSDGGLLFVKEFDRKLGLTRRAGNLLDSFDIRQPGKVEHSYLSMLRQRVFGLVAGHEDLNDHHELRTDPLIQTVVGRDRQLATPSTLCRFENGIDRRACVDLSRLFVEFFIESFSTPPRELILDFDATDDLTYGMQENRFFHGYYDHYCFLPLYVFCGDQLLVAYLRPSKIDAAKHAWAILSLLVKRFRQKWPKVKIIFRGDSGFCRQKMLNWCDKNEVKYIVGLAKNPRLLELSKDLQVKAEALYNETHEKAKLFTQFEYAAGTWKYPRRVIAKAEFNSPGPNNRFIVTNLDDDGQYLYEKVYCARGEMENRIKEQQLDLFADRTSCHDFAANQFRLLLSSLAYILMERFRALLLTGTQFAEATCGSIRLYLVKIGAIIRRNTRKIYVALSSACPNQELLRLIAAKIIAWE; via the coding sequence ATGACAAAATGTAATGTTTCGATTCCGGTCTTTCAAGGTCCGAAAAGCAGAAAAATTGAATTCAATTTCGCCGGTGGAGATATCAGCAGTGACGGCGGGTTGCTTTTTGTGAAAGAATTCGACCGCAAACTCGGTTTGACCCGGCGCGCCGGTAACCTGCTGGATTCTTTTGATATTCGACAGCCCGGAAAAGTTGAGCATTCCTATCTGAGCATGCTTCGTCAACGAGTTTTTGGTTTGGTTGCCGGCCATGAAGATCTCAATGACCATCATGAATTGCGAACTGATCCGCTGATTCAAACTGTTGTCGGTCGTGATCGTCAACTCGCCACTCCAAGCACTTTATGTCGATTCGAAAATGGAATCGATCGTCGTGCTTGCGTAGATTTGAGCCGATTGTTTGTCGAATTCTTTATCGAAAGTTTCTCCACGCCGCCTCGAGAATTGATTCTTGATTTCGATGCTACCGATGACCTCACTTACGGGATGCAGGAAAATCGCTTTTTTCATGGCTATTATGACCACTATTGCTTTTTGCCGTTGTATGTTTTCTGCGGGGATCAATTGCTTGTGGCTTATTTGCGTCCATCAAAAATTGATGCGGCCAAGCATGCTTGGGCGATTCTCTCGCTACTGGTAAAGCGCTTTCGGCAGAAATGGCCGAAGGTTAAGATTATTTTCCGGGGAGACAGTGGCTTTTGTCGGCAGAAAATGCTGAACTGGTGTGATAAAAATGAGGTCAAATATATTGTCGGATTGGCGAAAAATCCACGTTTGCTGGAATTATCAAAAGATCTTCAAGTGAAAGCGGAAGCACTTTACAACGAAACACATGAAAAAGCAAAACTGTTTACTCAGTTCGAATATGCGGCAGGAACTTGGAAATACCCGCGCCGGGTGATTGCCAAAGCGGAATTCAACTCCCCCGGACCGAATAATCGTTTTATCGTCACCAATCTTGATGATGATGGACAATATCTTTATGAAAAAGTCTATTGCGCCCGAGGTGAGATGGAAAACAGGATCAAGGAACAGCAGCTGGATCTTTTCGCTGATCGGACGAGCTGCCATGACTTTGCGGCAAATCAATTCCGGCTTCTGCTTTCAAGTTTGGCTTATATTCTCATGGAACGGTTTCGGGCATTGTTGTTGACAGGAACTCAATTTGCCGAGGCTACCTGCGGCAGCATTCGCTTATACCTGGTGAAAATCGGTGCCATTATTCGGCGGAATACCAGAAAAATTTATGTTGCTCTTTCAAGTGCTTGTCCAAATCAGGAACTCCTCCGCTTGATCGCTGCGAAAATCATCGCTTGGGAATAA
- a CDS encoding sigma-54 dependent transcriptional regulator translates to MNILVIDDEANIRKTLGMYLKTNGHTSAAASGANEAARLNRKERFDAVFLDLRLGAENGLDLIPVLLADNPDLKIVVMTAFSSVDTAVSAMKLGAFDYIGKPFNPAQIDVILGKAEKLRSMENRISSLAADLKSLYPDGIFDSANPAMRRTLEMAHQVADSDAIILLRGESGTGKTVLAKAIHHWSRRADAPFGVISCPSLSPELLSSELFGHIRGAFTGAVKDNPGRIAACDHGTLFLDEIGDLPAAVQPKLLRFLQDREYEPVGAAETRRADVRIIAATNLELEEAVREKRFREDLFFRLT, encoded by the coding sequence ATGAATATTCTGGTTATCGATGACGAAGCGAACATCCGCAAAACGCTTGGAATGTACTTGAAAACAAACGGACACACCTCGGCGGCGGCCTCCGGCGCGAACGAGGCGGCGCGTCTGAACCGCAAGGAACGCTTTGACGCGGTATTTCTCGACCTGCGGCTCGGCGCGGAAAACGGCCTAGACCTGATCCCGGTGCTGCTCGCCGACAATCCCGACCTCAAAATTGTCGTGATGACCGCCTTTTCTTCGGTGGACACCGCCGTCTCGGCAATGAAACTCGGAGCGTTCGATTATATCGGCAAACCGTTCAATCCGGCGCAGATCGATGTGATTCTCGGTAAAGCCGAAAAACTCCGTTCGATGGAAAATCGGATATCATCCCTCGCCGCCGATTTGAAATCCCTGTATCCGGACGGCATCTTCGACTCCGCCAATCCGGCCATGCGCCGCACGCTTGAAATGGCGCACCAGGTGGCGGATTCCGATGCCATCATTCTTTTGCGCGGCGAAAGCGGCACCGGCAAAACCGTACTGGCCAAAGCCATTCACCATTGGAGCCGGCGCGCCGATGCGCCGTTCGGGGTAATCTCCTGCCCGTCGCTGTCGCCGGAACTGCTGTCCAGCGAACTGTTCGGCCATATCCGGGGGGCGTTTACCGGAGCCGTCAAGGACAACCCGGGACGGATTGCGGCATGCGATCACGGGACGCTGTTCCTCGATGAAATCGGCGACCTGCCGGCGGCGGTCCAGCCCAAACTGCTGCGTTTCCTTCAAGACCGGGAATACGAGCCGGTGGGAGCGGCGGAGACCCGCCGGGCCGACGTACGGATCATCGCCGCGACCAACCTTGAGCTGGAGGAGGCGGTGCGGGAAAAACGGTTCCGCGAAGACCTGTTTTTCCGGCTAACCTGA
- a CDS encoding glycine betaine ABC transporter substrate-binding protein — MNILKRHKTDLILVILCFGTLLYFNLRNGRNVPAAKGFRVVASTTPAMIQEMEYAIKNRKYLAATAWRPHWMNSKLKIRYLDDPLNVFGQEEDICTVVRRGFGEDHPQVMKFLRQFRWEPADLESLTWKSTVRKGEYEANAREWIAEHPELIGRFLDGVQPEPGAEIRIVNNGFLNELTAGNLIKVLLEERLKCEVVLTTTTLPIGFEALAGGTQDVHLSVWLPRYYQQEFAAIADRVEIIGPNLHGARLGIAVPEDIPVRSIRELGKFRAEFDGKIIGIEPGQGINRLAEEAIRRYGLE, encoded by the coding sequence ATGAACATTCTGAAACGTCACAAAACAGATTTGATTCTCGTCATCCTCTGTTTCGGCACGCTGCTGTATTTTAACCTCCGGAACGGCCGGAACGTTCCCGCGGCCAAAGGATTCCGGGTGGTCGCTTCCACGACTCCGGCCATGATCCAGGAGATGGAATATGCCATAAAAAACCGGAAATACCTGGCGGCAACCGCCTGGCGGCCGCACTGGATGAACAGCAAACTCAAAATACGCTACCTCGACGATCCATTGAACGTCTTCGGACAGGAGGAAGATATCTGCACGGTGGTGCGTCGGGGATTTGGCGAAGACCACCCGCAGGTGATGAAATTCCTGCGTCAATTCCGCTGGGAACCGGCCGACCTGGAGTCGCTGACCTGGAAGAGCACCGTGCGCAAAGGCGAGTACGAAGCCAATGCCCGGGAATGGATCGCCGAACATCCCGAATTGATCGGACGCTTCCTCGACGGCGTACAGCCGGAGCCGGGGGCGGAAATCCGGATCGTCAACAACGGTTTTCTGAATGAACTGACCGCCGGAAATCTGATCAAAGTGCTGCTGGAGGAACGGCTCAAATGCGAAGTCGTGCTGACCACGACCACACTGCCGATCGGTTTCGAAGCACTCGCCGGCGGAACGCAGGATGTCCACTTGTCGGTCTGGCTGCCGCGTTATTATCAACAGGAATTCGCCGCCATCGCCGACCGGGTTGAAATAATCGGTCCGAATCTGCATGGCGCCCGGCTCGGCATCGCAGTCCCGGAGGATATTCCGGTCCGGTCGATCAGGGAGCTGGGAAAATTCCGCGCTGAATTCGACGGCAAAATCATCGGGATCGAACCGGGACAGGGAATCAACCGCCTGGCGGAAGAAGCAATCCGGCGATACGGTCTTGAATGA
- a CDS encoding type II toxin-antitoxin system RelE/ParE family toxin: protein MAWEVKYYNNSVAEEIYNLPDRTVAKYQQIVERLSRFGPSEQRLPHFRHLTGKLWEIRAIAHDGSARIFYCLADQNCFIILHSFLKKSNATPKKELEKALKRLKEVQND, encoded by the coding sequence ATGGCTTGGGAAGTCAAATACTACAATAATTCGGTGGCGGAGGAAATTTATAACCTGCCTGACCGTACGGTTGCGAAATATCAGCAGATTGTCGAGCGCCTGAGCCGTTTCGGCCCTTCGGAACAGCGCCTGCCGCACTTCAGGCATTTGACCGGAAAATTGTGGGAAATCCGGGCGATTGCCCATGATGGTTCGGCGCGGATTTTTTACTGCCTGGCGGATCAAAATTGTTTTATCATATTGCATTCTTTTTTGAAAAAATCGAATGCAACCCCCAAAAAAGAGCTTGAAAAGGCGCTGAAGCGTCTGAAGGAGGTGCAGAATGACTGA
- a CDS encoding helix-turn-helix domain-containing protein: MTEDKYNPVPHDHEKFMKKVMSTEEGRQAYAEAQREFAILDALREAIAESGLTQVELARRMGTRQSNISRLLNGSVIPGWKTVNKVFRATGRAIVKIETKPIADTPVTSR, from the coding sequence ATGACTGAAGACAAGTACAATCCGGTGCCGCATGACCATGAAAAATTCATGAAAAAGGTGATGTCAACCGAAGAGGGACGGCAGGCATATGCCGAAGCGCAACGGGAATTTGCGATACTCGACGCCCTGCGTGAGGCCATCGCCGAATCCGGCTTGACCCAGGTGGAACTGGCGCGGCGCATGGGCACCAGACAATCCAACATTTCCCGTCTCCTTAACGGCAGCGTCATTCCCGGCTGGAAGACGGTTAACAAGGTATTCCGGGCGACCGGGCGCGCCATTGTGAAAATTGAAACCAAACCCATTGCGGATACTCCCGTCACTTCCCGATGA
- a CDS encoding phage holin family protein, producing the protein MRKILELLPVIALAAFGGFAGTLVNRKEGEPYNMKKAISEIVIAIFSGLLIHYVLLEYDVGENLRTAAIALAGYSARGVLALLHGLFLDHLKKFKFWLLPAVFCAVLLLAGCQSFSHRTYYEPNDVTMTRIDGRAYGAVQEETSHDGLPDWSEGKSLGVSVIGK; encoded by the coding sequence ATGAGAAAAATTCTGGAGCTGCTGCCGGTGATCGCGCTGGCCGCATTCGGCGGCTTTGCAGGGACGCTGGTCAACCGTAAGGAAGGAGAACCGTACAATATGAAAAAGGCCATTTCCGAAATTGTGATCGCGATTTTTTCCGGACTGCTGATCCATTACGTTTTGCTTGAATACGACGTCGGCGAGAACCTCCGCACCGCCGCGATCGCGCTGGCCGGATACTCGGCGCGCGGCGTGCTGGCGCTGCTGCACGGGCTGTTTCTCGACCATCTGAAAAAATTCAAGTTCTGGCTCTTGCCGGCCGTTTTCTGCGCCGTGCTGCTCCTGGCCGGCTGCCAGTCGTTTTCGCACCGCACCTATTACGAGCCGAACGACGTCACCATGACCCGGATCGACGGCCGCGCTTACGGCGCGGTCCAGGAAGAAACCTCCCATGACGGGTTGCCGGACTGGTCGGAGGGGAAAAGCCTCGGCGTGTCGGTCATCGGGAAGTGA
- a CDS encoding patatin-like phospholipase family protein has product MKTLCIINGGGCRQIECATGVLLALDASGVKFDEYRGSSAGAIVAALHGSGLTAEAMAKLIRSTPVGELFRPAVSALLPVGRRDYIYDADGMFELLQSRLPAGPLRHVRVAVTRLPDYAAMMCDATPATVMASAAFPEIFSPVKIGDDYFIDGGVKNMIPTPKISEIGGYERIYMILCCDDAVAAAMPDNKIGRAAAAMLATMERETTQIYEAGWPELDNVTMIHVPPFPSSLFAWSDQNGLIEHARQYAEKVLKGEK; this is encoded by the coding sequence TTGAAAACATTATGTATCATCAACGGCGGCGGCTGCCGGCAGATCGAATGCGCAACCGGCGTATTGCTGGCGCTCGACGCTTCCGGCGTCAAATTTGACGAGTATCGCGGCAGCTCCGCCGGCGCGATCGTCGCCGCGCTGCACGGCTCCGGCCTGACCGCCGAAGCGATGGCCAAATTGATCAGATCGACGCCGGTCGGAGAGCTGTTCCGCCCGGCGGTTTCGGCGCTGCTGCCGGTCGGCCGTCGCGATTACATTTATGACGCCGACGGCATGTTTGAATTATTGCAAAGCCGGCTGCCGGCCGGGCCGCTGCGGCATGTCCGGGTCGCGGTGACGCGGCTGCCGGACTACGCGGCAATGATGTGCGACGCGACGCCGGCGACCGTCATGGCGTCGGCCGCGTTCCCGGAAATCTTCTCGCCGGTCAAAATCGGCGACGATTATTTTATCGACGGCGGCGTCAAGAATATGATCCCGACGCCGAAGATTTCCGAAATCGGCGGCTATGAACGGATTTACATGATCCTGTGCTGTGACGACGCCGTCGCCGCGGCCATGCCGGACAACAAAATCGGACGGGCTGCCGCCGCAATGCTGGCGACGATGGAACGCGAAACCACGCAAATTTACGAAGCAGGCTGGCCTGAACTCGACAATGTGACGATGATCCACGTGCCGCCGTTCCCGTCGTCATTGTTCGCCTGGAGCGATCAGAACGGCCTGATCGAACACGCCCGGCAATACGCTGAAAAAGTTTTGAAAGGGGAAAAATGA
- a CDS encoding glycoside hydrolase family 9 protein: MRIYTIKGYYPDQYGNFTLTAEMLGLANAVHDHPIADVTNLQTLLDGKAAAGHTHVAMSAIRCGGSDLTGQITLAGSGLNLAVDGQAITLAAPLDITVDLDAAPALVNGAGGRAVYWFAGDWATLGTVRKGKGYSVAGVTDENALLAFTGGIARPIVDVFIYRDGIRSDVVRVQADDDTQVYPPAAYDRLSMSSSLDGVSGERAVEGEQYPAKIVPVDENSFTVTVTPYPPAGCWTLECDLFDLPATVYTGTQTVTINLPADLGVGAHLGHLYARPVTPDQSTVWGYGDAAAKLTFYRVVRAASALQPAYHWPLNNSAEEIVHHLAGANAVEGEAIDYSLDGVRGASYQTKLYTTDPGKKGIWTDGVEIDPSAGGFSLSFFVKTASAGRNNSTKVRWYDGTTATTCLGLSLSYQAVCLYWMNTSPTYTGDWATQNAWSHLCLTVTPPLTEADGLTAAELNNAWYFDTQLYINGVAKQTSRVLVYKSHASRLTNIGGADHSFGIGMHDNKTQDNVLIDEVKIFDRPLTLAEVQSEASLAGYVFEDDPGGGETTPKPPQLNDSPRAREGKPADIAAVPLTADLKVFVIDKNTVAVGGNYEDFYNARLRAEYTGTLPAMEQNFRNGYKAEYLHDFYYRYSMIELQADYEPRILDNYDADDYFQIDNQATTWLGSWSSASGAWEVPDVYDQTRRYRIEAANITHFAYLRLPFDMVDGTGYTISDGDGNTVTFVAGQATPSRAIKVNQEGYPADSAAKVAYLGAWLGSYGTYQVGAAGFAVVNAAGETVHTGTPVLRDVEDSGYTLGATRKISGEIVYEMDFSALTTEGTYRIHVPGVGWSWPFSIGRKVAEKLFFIHARGLYHQRSGIAKAAPHTGWPMAKSHDITYEAPFPGDYKNLEAFKDSAGNWASLSAFNIIRYQWRNVPHRDVYGGWWDAADWDRRDMHMGGVRSLAGAYLMYPDKFTDNQLNLPESGNGIPDILSEAMWGCDVWRRTQRAHGGISGWIECSRHPTQADAAAEMEPFCMSEPTACSSLHYALTAAQLSRALKLAGAVKQADLYADSAIRAFDWGIDNLAHFEVSLGGQTYTFDEPENYNPDRGWLTYRMQYQFWAAGQLYLLTGDAKYLTYMTGEAWAEYQRLFDIDDAFFRNVFWELAELDALPAYRDYMRNWIIAKADYWISAQAQFAYRDVTFPPGNYYTAAVAWGNCHPGCRGQLWAAAYYLTGEEKYKTAIQHSVNNLTGANALGRAMTTGVGKVSPCRFLSKIDELNRANGTFDPVPGITAYTFGNNGLASSAVGYVWMLNKSARGDANFSAVNKSLMPGRLRSTVSPNAGAIAVYLQNNLPLWRSHVPIQDYAVDQNEFTVWETVSINTLLLAPLLADNWTPEASWSARTPVTDPKELEGYVFLP, encoded by the coding sequence ATGCGTATTTATACGATTAAAGGGTACTATCCCGATCAGTACGGCAATTTTACGCTGACGGCCGAAATGCTCGGCCTGGCGAACGCCGTCCATGATCATCCGATTGCCGATGTGACCAATCTGCAAACGTTGCTGGACGGCAAAGCGGCGGCCGGTCATACCCATGTGGCGATGTCGGCGATCCGGTGCGGCGGCAGCGACCTGACCGGACAAATCACCCTGGCCGGCTCCGGGCTGAACCTGGCGGTTGACGGACAGGCGATCACCCTGGCCGCGCCGCTGGATATCACCGTCGATCTTGACGCCGCGCCGGCGCTGGTCAACGGCGCCGGCGGCCGCGCCGTCTATTGGTTCGCCGGCGACTGGGCGACGCTGGGCACCGTCCGCAAGGGCAAAGGCTATTCGGTCGCCGGCGTCACCGATGAAAACGCGCTGTTGGCGTTTACCGGCGGCATTGCCCGGCCGATTGTCGATGTTTTTATCTACCGGGACGGCATCCGCAGCGATGTTGTCCGGGTACAGGCCGACGACGATACCCAGGTGTACCCGCCGGCCGCCTATGACCGGTTGTCGATGTCGTCGTCGCTGGACGGCGTATCCGGCGAACGGGCCGTCGAGGGCGAGCAGTACCCGGCCAAAATCGTTCCGGTCGATGAAAACAGTTTTACCGTCACCGTGACGCCGTACCCGCCGGCCGGGTGCTGGACGCTGGAATGCGATCTTTTTGATCTGCCGGCCACGGTCTATACCGGGACACAGACCGTCACAATCAACCTGCCGGCCGATCTCGGCGTCGGCGCCCATCTCGGGCATCTTTACGCCAGGCCGGTCACGCCGGACCAATCGACCGTCTGGGGCTACGGCGACGCAGCGGCCAAACTGACTTTTTACCGGGTGGTCCGGGCCGCCAGCGCTTTGCAGCCGGCCTATCACTGGCCGCTGAACAACTCCGCCGAGGAAATCGTCCACCATCTGGCCGGCGCCAACGCCGTCGAGGGTGAAGCGATCGACTACTCGCTCGACGGCGTTCGCGGCGCCTCTTATCAGACCAAACTTTACACGACCGATCCGGGCAAAAAAGGCATCTGGACCGACGGCGTCGAAATCGATCCCTCGGCCGGCGGTTTCAGCCTGTCGTTTTTCGTCAAAACCGCATCCGCGGGACGCAACAACAGCACCAAAGTACGCTGGTACGACGGGACGACCGCGACAACCTGCCTGGGGCTGAGCCTCAGCTATCAGGCGGTTTGCCTGTATTGGATGAACACCTCGCCGACCTATACCGGCGACTGGGCGACGCAAAACGCCTGGAGCCATCTTTGCCTGACCGTCACTCCGCCGCTGACCGAGGCGGACGGCCTGACCGCCGCAGAACTCAACAACGCCTGGTATTTCGACACGCAATTGTACATCAACGGCGTCGCCAAACAGACCAGCCGGGTGCTGGTTTATAAAAGCCATGCCTCGCGGTTAACCAACATCGGCGGCGCCGATCACTCGTTCGGCATCGGCATGCACGACAACAAAACCCAGGACAATGTGTTGATCGATGAAGTGAAAATCTTTGACCGGCCGCTGACGCTGGCCGAGGTGCAATCGGAGGCGTCGCTGGCCGGCTACGTCTTCGAGGACGATCCGGGCGGCGGCGAAACGACGCCCAAGCCGCCGCAGCTCAATGATTCGCCGCGCGCCCGCGAGGGCAAGCCGGCCGATATCGCCGCCGTCCCGCTGACCGCCGATCTGAAAGTGTTTGTGATCGACAAAAACACTGTCGCCGTCGGCGGCAATTATGAGGATTTTTACAACGCCAGGCTGCGGGCCGAGTATACCGGCACGCTGCCGGCTATGGAGCAGAATTTCCGGAATGGCTACAAAGCCGAATACCTGCATGATTTTTACTATCGCTACTCGATGATCGAATTGCAGGCCGATTACGAACCGCGTATCCTGGACAACTATGACGCCGACGACTATTTTCAGATTGACAACCAGGCGACAACCTGGCTGGGCAGCTGGTCCAGCGCCTCCGGCGCCTGGGAAGTGCCCGATGTTTACGATCAGACCCGGCGCTACCGGATCGAGGCGGCCAACATCACCCATTTCGCCTATCTGCGGTTGCCGTTCGACATGGTCGACGGAACCGGTTACACAATCTCCGACGGCGACGGCAACACGGTGACGTTTGTTGCCGGCCAGGCGACGCCAAGCCGGGCAATCAAGGTCAACCAGGAGGGGTATCCGGCCGATTCGGCCGCCAAAGTCGCTTACCTCGGCGCCTGGCTCGGATCGTATGGGACTTATCAGGTCGGCGCGGCCGGCTTTGCCGTCGTCAACGCCGCCGGCGAGACCGTCCACACCGGGACGCCGGTGCTGCGCGACGTCGAAGACAGCGGCTATACGCTCGGCGCCACCCGTAAAATCAGCGGCGAAATTGTCTATGAGATGGATTTTTCGGCACTGACGACGGAGGGAACTTATCGCATCCACGTGCCGGGCGTCGGCTGGTCCTGGCCGTTTTCGATCGGCCGGAAAGTCGCTGAAAAGTTGTTTTTTATCCACGCGCGGGGACTGTATCACCAGCGGTCCGGCATCGCCAAAGCCGCGCCGCACACCGGCTGGCCGATGGCGAAAAGTCACGATATCACCTATGAGGCGCCGTTTCCGGGCGACTACAAAAACCTGGAGGCGTTCAAGGATTCGGCCGGCAACTGGGCGAGCTTGAGCGCCTTTAACATCATCCGCTATCAGTGGCGCAATGTGCCGCACCGCGATGTTTACGGCGGCTGGTGGGACGCGGCCGACTGGGACCGCCGCGATATGCACATGGGCGGCGTCCGCTCGCTCGCCGGCGCCTATCTGATGTATCCGGATAAGTTTACCGACAACCAGCTCAATCTGCCGGAGAGCGGCAACGGGATCCCGGATATTTTAAGCGAGGCGATGTGGGGGTGCGATGTCTGGCGGCGCACCCAGCGCGCGCACGGCGGGATATCCGGCTGGATCGAGTGTTCGCGCCATCCGACCCAGGCCGACGCGGCCGCCGAAATGGAGCCGTTCTGCATGTCCGAGCCGACCGCCTGCAGCTCGCTGCACTATGCGCTGACCGCCGCGCAGTTGTCGCGGGCGCTCAAGCTGGCCGGCGCGGTCAAACAGGCCGATCTGTACGCCGACAGCGCCATCCGGGCCTTTGACTGGGGAATTGACAACCTGGCCCACTTCGAGGTATCGCTCGGCGGTCAGACGTACACTTTTGACGAGCCGGAAAATTACAACCCGGATCGCGGTTGGCTGACCTACCGGATGCAATATCAATTCTGGGCAGCGGGACAGCTCTATCTGCTGACCGGCGATGCCAAGTATTTGACCTATATGACCGGGGAAGCATGGGCGGAATACCAGCGGCTGTTCGATATCGACGACGCTTTTTTCCGCAACGTTTTCTGGGAGCTGGCCGAGCTGGACGCCCTGCCGGCGTACCGCGACTATATGCGCAATTGGATCATCGCCAAAGCCGACTACTGGATTTCCGCCCAGGCGCAATTTGCCTACCGTGACGTCACCTTTCCGCCCGGCAACTACTACACCGCCGCCGTCGCCTGGGGCAATTGCCATCCGGGCTGTAGAGGCCAGCTCTGGGCGGCCGCCTATTACCTGACCGGCGAGGAAAAATACAAAACGGCGATCCAGCACAGCGTCAACAACCTGACCGGCGCCAACGCGCTCGGCCGCGCCATGACCACCGGCGTCGGCAAAGTCTCGCCGTGCCGGTTTTTGTCCAAAATCGACGAACTCAACCGGGCCAACGGCACCTTCGACCCGGTGCCGGGCATTACGGCATACACCTTTGGCAACAACGGCCTGGCCTCTTCCGCGGTCGGATACGTCTGGATGCTCAACAAAAGCGCCCGCGGCGACGCCAATTTCTCCGCAGTCAACAAGAGCCTGATGCCCGGCCGGCTGCGCTCCACGGTCAGCCCCAACGCCGGCGCCATCGCCGTTTACCTGCAAAACAATCTGCCGCTCTGGCGCAGCCATGTGCCGATCCAGGATTATGCGGTGGATCAAAACGAGTTCACCGTCTGGGAAACGGTATCGATCAATACGCTGCTGCTGGCGCCGCTGCTGGCCGACAACTGGACGCCGGAGGCAAGCTGGAGCGCCAGGACGCCGGTGACGGATCCCAAAGAGCTGGAAGGCTACGTTTTCTTACCATAA
- a CDS encoding tail fiber protein, whose product MSNCIITTAGRALIAACQANRQALAIDKMLFGYRDGLDVSAAPPADFTLTAAETRHTATALTSGLLAADCAVWSAVLDAAVGDFSFNIVGLASGSTLVAVAVQPAQHKVKTSGFSTGNVIIKNFGLQIVNVADLTGITVNAETWQQDLSGLYAPLNHNHDDRYSPIGHGHDSRYSPIGHTHGDLYAPLSAMPPGAIMPYAGNVIPAGFLECAGAAVSRTLYAALFTAIGTAWGAGDGATTFNLPNLRTRFLRGGAASGETGGGQSPRAGLDLTFRELDAEYGYSPGRVVTVPSGGGRSAHIPTGREGNAYAFDVALQENSAEVLPPYAAVKFIIRY is encoded by the coding sequence ATGAGTAACTGTATTATCACCACCGCCGGGCGGGCGCTGATCGCCGCGTGCCAGGCGAACCGCCAGGCGCTGGCCATCGACAAAATGCTGTTCGGCTATCGCGACGGCCTCGACGTCTCGGCGGCGCCGCCGGCCGATTTCACGCTGACCGCGGCGGAGACCCGACACACCGCCACGGCGCTTACTTCCGGGCTGCTGGCGGCGGATTGCGCGGTCTGGTCGGCGGTGCTGGACGCCGCGGTCGGCGATTTCTCGTTTAATATCGTCGGCCTGGCTTCCGGTTCGACGCTGGTGGCGGTGGCGGTGCAGCCGGCGCAGCACAAAGTCAAGACTTCCGGCTTTTCAACCGGCAATGTAATCATCAAAAATTTCGGGCTGCAGATCGTCAACGTCGCAGACTTGACCGGAATCACCGTAAACGCTGAAACCTGGCAGCAGGATTTGTCCGGACTGTACGCGCCGCTCAATCATAACCACGACGACCGCTATTCGCCAATCGGGCACGGCCATGATAGCCGCTATTCGCCAATCGGGCATACCCACGGCGACCTCTACGCTCCGCTCTCGGCCATGCCGCCAGGCGCGATCATGCCTTACGCCGGGAACGTTATCCCGGCCGGTTTCCTCGAGTGTGCCGGCGCGGCGGTGTCGCGGACACTTTACGCGGCGCTTTTCACCGCAATCGGTACGGCATGGGGTGCGGGAGACGGGGCCACAACCTTCAATCTGCCGAATCTGCGAACCCGGTTTCTGCGCGGCGGCGCCGCTTCCGGCGAAACCGGCGGCGGACAGTCGCCGCGAGCCGGGCTGGATCTGACCTTCCGCGAGCTGGACGCCGAATACGGGTATTCCCCGGGGCGCGTCGTCACGGTCCCGTCCGGCGGCGGCCGCTCCGCGCACATCCCAACCGGGCGCGAGGGGAACGCGTACGCTTTCGATGTCGCACTCCAAGAAAATTCCGCCGAAGTGCTGCCGCCCTACGCCGCTGTTAAATTCATAATCCGCTACTGA